The Syngnathus acus chromosome 3, fSynAcu1.2, whole genome shotgun sequence genome includes a window with the following:
- the LOC119121004 gene encoding relaxin-3 receptor 1-like — translation MSEDKYTVWSNISTFLNLDDIDVSADKSHVLRVFICSVYILVCAAGLVGNLLVFLLLGTRQERKASRMNFFVLNLALTDLQFVLTLPFWAVDTVLDFSWPFGSTMCKMVLSVTVMNMYASVFFLTAMSVTRYLSLRSALKRTDAQSPRSDKWTCGAIWILATVVTLPTSIYSTVSHVSGENLCLLKFPGGQDWLAAYHIQKILVGFLVPISVVSVSYIKLLRVIRIRSMKTSNPKSISRVTKSVTIIVLSFFLCWMPNHAITLWSVLVKLNVANWDRSYYMAHTYVFPLTVCLAHANSCLNPVIYCLMRPNFRTKLRLLIHRHVSDI, via the coding sequence ATGAGCGAAGACAAATACACCGTTTGGTCCAACATCTCCACTTTTCTTAACCTGGATGACATTGACGTCTCTGCGGACAAAAGCCACGTTCTCAGAGTTTTCATCTGCTCGGTTTATATCCTGGTGTGCGCCGCGGGTCTTGTGGGCAACCTTCTGGTCTTCCTTCTCTTGGGGACCAGACAAGAGCGTAAGGCGTCCCGGATGAACTTTTTCGTGCTTAACTTGGCGCTGACGGACCTGCAGTTTGTGCTGACTCTGCCCTTCTGGGCCGTGGACACGGTGCTGGACTTCAGCTGGCCCTTCGGCAGCACCATGTGCAAAATGGTGCTGTCCGTCACTGTGATGAACATGTACGCCAGCGTCTTTTTCCTCACGGCCATGAGCGTCACCAGATACTTATCGCTCAGGTCGGCTCTCAAGCGCACGGACGCGCAAAGCCCCCGTTCCGACAAGTGGACCTGCGGCGCCATCTGGATCCTCGCCACCGTAGTCACTTTACCCACCTCGATTTACTCCACCGTCAGCCACGTGAGCGGAGAAAACCTGTGTTTGCTCAAGTTCCCCGGCGGACAGGACTGGCTGGCGGCTTACCACATTCAAAAGATCCTCGTCGGCTTCTTGGTGCCCATTTCCGTGGTGTCTGTCAGCTACATCAAGCTTCTACGCGTGATCCGCATCAGGAGTATGAAGACGAGCAACCCCAAAAGCATATCGCGAGTCACCAAGTCTGTCACTATCATTGTGCTCTCCTTCTTCCTCTGCTGGATGCCCAACCATGCCATCACCCTGTGGAGTGTTCTGGTCAAGCTAAATGTGGCCAACTGGGACAGAAGCTACTATATGGCGCACACGTACGTCTTCCCGCTCACCGTGTGTTTGGCCCACGCCAACAGCTGTCTCAACCCAGTCATATATTGCCTCATGAGGCCCAACTTCAGGACTAAGCTTCGGCTTCTTATCCACAGACATGTGTCCGATATTTag